One window of Chloroflexus aggregans DSM 9485 genomic DNA carries:
- the smpB gene encoding SsrA-binding protein SmpB, which translates to MATKTNHIAVVAENRKARHDYDIEETIEAGIVLSGSEIKSVRAGRVNLRGSFARVIDDEVFLYDAHIAPYEQSGKYFNHDPLRPRKLLLHRREINRLNGLVRMKGMTLVPLKIYLKGRRAKVELGIARGKKIYDKREDIARRDAERDIERALKRRIRE; encoded by the coding sequence ATGGCAACCAAAACGAACCATATCGCCGTCGTGGCGGAAAATCGCAAGGCACGTCACGATTACGATATTGAAGAGACTATCGAGGCCGGTATCGTGCTTTCCGGTAGCGAGATAAAATCGGTGCGCGCCGGCCGCGTTAATCTGCGCGGAAGTTTTGCCCGCGTGATCGATGATGAAGTGTTTCTGTACGATGCCCATATCGCACCCTACGAGCAATCAGGTAAATATTTTAACCACGATCCACTGCGCCCACGGAAACTGCTGCTCCATCGCCGTGAAATTAACCGCTTGAACGGCCTGGTGCGGATGAAGGGAATGACGCTGGTGCCGTTGAAAATATATCTGAAAGGCCGACGGGCAAAAGTCGAGCTGGGTATCGCTCGTGGCAAGAAAATATACGATAAGCGTGAGGATATTGCGCGTCGCGATGCCGAACGTGATATCGAACGCGCATTGAAACGGCGAATACGTGAATAG
- a CDS encoding class I SAM-dependent methyltransferase, with product MTDRFHRIRERYLTGEIPWDHPEPPPEIIALSQELPPGRAIDLGCGTGRACIWLARAGWQVDGIDFVPEAIAIAQERVNNAGVTDRVRLYVADAANLSFLSGPYDLAIDVGCGHGFSEVELKAYLDEVCRLLRPGGLFAFFAHLRDSNQPHRETLRSSLEQSLLMEEIRRRFTVEQFVPGETVVMGQRGPSAWIYLRRP from the coding sequence ATGACCGATCGTTTTCACCGCATCCGTGAACGCTACCTCACCGGTGAGATTCCATGGGATCATCCCGAACCGCCACCTGAGATTATTGCCCTAAGCCAAGAACTGCCCCCGGGAAGAGCCATCGATCTTGGCTGCGGTACCGGTCGTGCATGTATCTGGTTAGCCCGCGCCGGTTGGCAGGTTGATGGGATTGATTTTGTCCCTGAGGCTATTGCTATCGCTCAAGAGCGCGTGAACAACGCCGGCGTGACCGACCGCGTGCGATTGTACGTCGCCGACGCGGCTAATCTCTCCTTTCTGTCCGGGCCGTATGACCTCGCCATCGATGTCGGTTGTGGGCACGGATTTAGCGAAGTCGAGCTAAAGGCGTATCTTGATGAAGTTTGTCGGCTTTTACGCCCCGGTGGGCTGTTCGCTTTTTTTGCTCATTTGCGGGACAGCAACCAGCCCCACCGCGAAACCCTGAGATCGAGTCTTGAGCAATCGCTGTTGATGGAAGAAATCCGCCGACGCTTTACCGTCGAACAATTTGTCCCCGGTGAAACAGTTGTTATGGGGCAGCGTGGCCCCTCGGCATGGATCTATCTGCGTCGACCGTAA
- a CDS encoding PaaI family thioesterase, producing MNAIQDTYPDELSHCYGCGRLNPDGLQIKSVWNGNEAIARFTPRPYHTAVPGYVYGGLLASLIDCHGTGTAAAAAYAAAGREPGTAPYLRFLTASLRVNFLKPTPLGPELIIHGRVKELAGRKVVVEAWIEVDGETTVQGEVVAVQAPDHMLANLLRRD from the coding sequence ATGAACGCCATTCAAGACACATACCCCGACGAATTGAGTCACTGTTACGGTTGTGGCCGTCTCAACCCTGATGGTCTTCAGATCAAGAGTGTTTGGAACGGTAATGAAGCTATCGCTCGTTTTACCCCTCGCCCTTACCATACAGCCGTACCCGGTTATGTTTACGGCGGTCTGCTTGCCTCACTGATCGATTGCCACGGTACCGGCACTGCCGCAGCGGCGGCCTATGCTGCTGCCGGTCGTGAACCCGGTACCGCCCCCTACTTACGTTTTCTGACAGCATCATTACGGGTAAACTTTCTCAAACCGACCCCCCTTGGTCCTGAATTAATTATTCATGGTCGGGTCAAAGAACTGGCGGGCCGAAAGGTGGTCGTTGAGGCGTGGATTGAGGTCGACGGCGAAACAACGGTACAGGGTGAGGTGGTAGCCGTCCAAGCGCCGGACCATATGTTAGCGAACTTGCTCAGGCGTGACTAG